One window of the Pseudomonas knackmussii B13 genome contains the following:
- a CDS encoding cold-shock protein encodes MRRPSNQYAQPSPSAENRETGTVKWFNTSKGFGFISRDSGEDIFVHFRAIRGEGHRILIEGQRVEFSVVQRDKGLQAEDVIAALPGRR; translated from the coding sequence CTGCGCAGGCCATCCAACCAGTACGCACAACCCAGCCCGAGCGCGGAAAATCGTGAAACCGGCACCGTGAAGTGGTTCAACACCTCCAAGGGCTTCGGCTTTATTTCCCGCGACAGCGGCGAGGACATCTTCGTCCACTTCCGCGCCATTCGCGGCGAAGGCCACCGCATCCTGATCGAAGGCCAGCGCGTGGAGTTCTCGGTAGTGCAACGCGACAAAGGCCTGCAGGCCGAAGACGTGATTGCAGCCCTCCCCGGCCGCCGCTGA
- a CDS encoding FmdB family zinc ribbon protein, translating into MPIYEYQCRSCSHQLEAIQKFSDAPLVDCPACSAPELKKMLSAPGFRLGGGGWYETDFKTGARKNLASADAPTCPATGCGSGACAAGE; encoded by the coding sequence ATGCCGATTTATGAATATCAGTGCCGCTCCTGCAGCCATCAGCTGGAAGCGATCCAGAAGTTCAGCGATGCACCGCTGGTCGATTGTCCGGCCTGCAGTGCACCTGAATTGAAGAAGATGTTGTCCGCGCCGGGTTTCCGCCTGGGCGGCGGCGGCTGGTACGAAACCGATTTCAAGACGGGCGCCAGGAAGAACCTGGCAAGTGCCGACGCCCCGACCTGTCCCGCCACGGGATGCGGCTCCGGCGCCTGTGCCGCCGGCGAATGA
- the aspS gene encoding aspartate--tRNA ligase has protein sequence MMRSHYCGQLNESLDGQVVTLCGWVHRRRDHGGVIFLDVRDREGLAQVVFDPDRVETFAKADRVRSEYVVKITGKVRLRPEGARNANMASGAIEVLGHELEVLNQAETPPFPLDEYSDVGEETRLRYRFIDLRRPEMAAKLKLRARITSSIRRYLDENGFLDVETPILGRPTPEGARDYLVPSRTYPGHFFALPQSPQLFKQLLMVAGFDRYYQIAKCFRDEDLRADRQPEFTQIDIETSFLDEDDIIAITEKMVRQLFKEVLNVEFDEFPHMPFEEAMRRYGSDKPDLRIPLELVDVADQLKEVEFKVFSGPANDPKGRVAALRVPGAASMPRSQIDDYTKFVGIYGAKGLAYIKVNERAKGVEGLQSPIVKFIPEANLNVILDRVGAVDGDIVFFGADKAKVVCDALGALRIKVGHDLKLLTKEWAPMWVVDFPMFEENDDGSLTSLHHPFTAPKCTPEELEANPAGKLSRAYDMVLNGTELGGGSIRIHDKAMQQAVFRVLGIDDAEQEEKFGFLLDALKYGAPPHGGLAFGLDRLVMLMTGAASIREVIAFPKTQSAGDVMTQAPGTVDGKALRELHIRLREQQKAAE, from the coding sequence ATGATGCGCAGCCACTATTGCGGCCAGTTGAACGAGAGCCTGGACGGCCAGGTAGTCACTCTTTGCGGTTGGGTCCATCGCCGCCGCGACCACGGCGGGGTGATCTTCCTCGACGTGCGTGATCGCGAGGGCCTGGCCCAGGTGGTGTTCGACCCGGATCGCGTCGAGACCTTTGCCAAGGCCGACCGCGTGCGCAGCGAGTACGTGGTGAAGATCACCGGCAAGGTGCGCCTGCGCCCTGAAGGCGCGCGCAATGCCAACATGGCTTCCGGCGCCATTGAAGTGCTGGGTCACGAGCTGGAAGTGCTGAACCAGGCCGAAACCCCGCCGTTCCCGCTGGACGAATACTCCGACGTGGGCGAGGAAACCCGCCTGCGCTACCGCTTCATCGACCTGCGTCGCCCGGAAATGGCCGCCAAGCTGAAGCTGCGCGCGCGCATCACCAGCAGCATCCGCCGCTACCTAGACGAAAACGGTTTCCTCGACGTCGAAACCCCGATCCTCGGTCGTCCGACCCCGGAAGGTGCGCGTGACTACCTGGTGCCGAGCCGCACCTACCCGGGTCACTTCTTCGCCCTGCCGCAGTCGCCGCAGCTGTTCAAGCAGTTGCTGATGGTTGCCGGCTTCGATCGCTACTACCAGATCGCCAAGTGCTTCCGCGACGAAGACCTGCGTGCCGACCGCCAGCCGGAATTCACCCAGATCGACATCGAGACCAGCTTCCTCGACGAAGACGACATCATCGCCATCACCGAGAAGATGGTTCGCCAGCTGTTCAAGGAAGTGCTGAACGTCGAGTTCGACGAATTCCCGCACATGCCGTTCGAAGAGGCCATGCGCCGCTACGGTTCGGACAAGCCAGACCTGCGTATCCCGCTGGAGCTGGTGGATGTCGCCGACCAACTGAAGGAAGTGGAATTCAAGGTCTTCTCCGGTCCGGCCAACGATCCGAAGGGCCGCGTTGCCGCCCTGCGCGTACCGGGCGCCGCCTCCATGCCGCGTAGCCAGATCGACGACTACACCAAGTTCGTCGGCATCTACGGCGCCAAGGGCCTGGCTTACATCAAGGTCAACGAGCGCGCCAAGGGCGTCGAAGGCCTGCAGTCGCCGATCGTCAAGTTCATCCCCGAGGCCAACCTGAACGTGATCCTGGATCGCGTCGGTGCGGTCGATGGCGACATCGTGTTCTTCGGTGCCGACAAGGCCAAGGTCGTCTGCGACGCCCTGGGCGCACTGCGCATCAAGGTTGGTCATGACCTCAAGCTGCTCACCAAGGAGTGGGCGCCGATGTGGGTCGTGGACTTCCCGATGTTCGAAGAGAACGATGATGGCAGCCTGACCTCGCTGCACCACCCGTTCACCGCGCCCAAGTGCACCCCGGAAGAGCTGGAGGCCAACCCGGCCGGCAAGCTGTCTCGTGCCTACGACATGGTGCTCAACGGCACCGAGCTGGGCGGCGGTTCCATCCGTATCCACGACAAGGCCATGCAGCAGGCGGTGTTCCGCGTGCTGGGCATCGACGATGCGGAGCAGGAAGAGAAGTTCGGCTTCCTCCTGGATGCCCTGAAGTACGGCGCACCGCCGCACGGTGGCCTGGCCTTCGGCCTGGACCGTCTGGTGATGCTGATGACCGGCGCCGCTTCGATCCGCGAAGTCATCGCCTTCCCGAAAACCCAGAGCGCCGGCGACGTCATGACCCAGGCTCCGGGCACTGTGGATGGCAAGGCGCTGCGCGAATTGCACATCCGCCTGCGCGAGCAGCAGAAAGCCGCCGAGTAA
- a CDS encoding YebC/PmpR family DNA-binding transcriptional regulator, whose protein sequence is MAGHSKWANIKHRKERQDAKKGKIFTKLIRELTVAAKQGGGNPADNPRLRLAVDKALTANMTRDTIDRAIARGVGSNDADNMEELTYEGYAPSGVAIIIEAMTDNRNRTAAEVRHAFSKCGGNLGTDGSVAYMFDRKGQISFAPGVNEEALMEAALEAGADDVVTNDDGSIDVFTSFADFISVNEALNSAGFKGEEAEISMIPSTTATLDLETAQKVLKLIDMLEDLDDVQNVYSNADIPDEVMAQLG, encoded by the coding sequence ATGGCTGGTCATTCCAAATGGGCCAACATCAAGCACCGCAAGGAACGTCAGGACGCCAAGAAGGGCAAGATCTTCACCAAGCTGATTCGCGAGCTGACGGTGGCCGCCAAGCAGGGCGGCGGTAACCCGGCAGACAACCCGCGTTTGCGCCTGGCTGTGGATAAGGCGCTCACCGCGAACATGACCCGCGACACCATCGACCGCGCCATCGCTCGCGGCGTGGGCTCGAACGATGCGGACAACATGGAGGAACTGACCTACGAAGGTTACGCGCCGAGCGGCGTGGCAATCATCATCGAGGCCATGACCGACAACCGCAACCGCACCGCGGCAGAAGTGCGCCATGCCTTCAGCAAATGCGGCGGCAACCTGGGTACCGACGGCTCGGTGGCCTACATGTTCGACCGCAAGGGGCAGATCAGCTTCGCCCCCGGCGTCAATGAAGAAGCGTTGATGGAAGCGGCTCTGGAAGCCGGTGCCGATGACGTGGTGACCAACGACGACGGCTCGATCGATGTCTTCACCAGCTTCGCCGACTTCATTTCGGTCAACGAAGCGCTGAATAGCGCCGGCTTCAAGGGCGAGGAAGCCGAGATCTCGATGATCCCGTCGACTACCGCCACCCTGGACCTGGAAACCGCGCAGAAGGTGCTCAAGCTGATCGACATGCTCGAGGACCTGGACGACGTGCAGAACGTCTACTCCAACGCGGATATCCCTGACGAGGTGATGGCGCAGCTTGGCTGA
- the ruvC gene encoding crossover junction endodeoxyribonuclease RuvC, giving the protein MTLILGIDPGSRITGFGVVRDTGRGCEYVASGCIRTGSGPLHERLQIVFRGVREVIQTYQPTMMGIEQVFMARNADSALKLGQARGAAIVAAAEEGLEIAEYTASQVKQAIAGTGGADKQQVMLMVMHLLKLTQKPQIDASDALAIALCHAHTRQSLVPHGLATARRRGGRLRL; this is encoded by the coding sequence ATGACGCTGATCCTAGGTATCGACCCCGGCTCGCGAATCACCGGCTTCGGCGTGGTGAGGGATACCGGCCGCGGCTGCGAATACGTCGCCTCCGGTTGCATCCGCACTGGCAGCGGTCCGTTGCACGAACGTCTGCAGATCGTCTTCCGTGGTGTGCGCGAGGTAATCCAGACGTACCAGCCGACCATGATGGGCATCGAACAGGTATTCATGGCCCGCAACGCGGATTCCGCTCTCAAGCTCGGTCAGGCGCGCGGCGCCGCGATAGTGGCGGCGGCGGAAGAGGGGCTGGAGATCGCCGAATACACCGCCAGCCAGGTCAAACAGGCTATCGCCGGCACTGGTGGGGCCGACAAGCAGCAAGTGATGCTGATGGTCATGCATTTGTTGAAGTTGACTCAGAAGCCGCAGATCGACGCCTCGGATGCCCTGGCCATCGCCCTGTGTCATGCCCACACCCGGCAGAGCCTGGTGCCCCATGGCCTGGCGACGGCGCGCCGCCGAGGCGGGCGTCTGCGCCTGTGA
- the ruvA gene encoding Holliday junction branch migration protein RuvA, whose translation MIGRLRGTLAEKQPPHLILDVNGVGYELEVPMTTLYRLPSLGEPVTLHTHLVVREDAHLLYGFAEKRERELFRELIRLNGVGPKLALALMSGLEVDELVRCVQAQDTSTLVKIPGVGKKTAERLLVELKDRFKAWENIPSIAPLVTEPKLVAAVSSAEADAVSALIALGFKPQEASRAVAAIEEKGLSSEELIRRSLKGMV comes from the coding sequence TTGATCGGACGCTTGCGTGGCACCCTGGCGGAAAAACAACCGCCGCACCTGATCCTCGACGTGAACGGCGTCGGCTATGAGCTGGAGGTCCCGATGACCACGCTCTACCGTCTGCCGTCGCTGGGCGAGCCCGTGACGCTGCACACCCATCTGGTGGTGCGCGAAGACGCCCATCTGCTTTATGGTTTCGCCGAGAAGCGCGAGCGCGAGCTGTTCCGCGAGCTGATCCGCCTCAATGGCGTGGGCCCCAAGCTGGCGCTGGCCCTGATGTCGGGTCTGGAAGTCGACGAACTGGTGCGCTGCGTGCAAGCGCAGGATACTTCCACCCTGGTGAAGATCCCGGGAGTCGGCAAGAAGACCGCCGAGCGCCTGCTGGTCGAACTGAAGGACCGTTTCAAGGCCTGGGAAAACATCCCGTCGATCGCTCCGCTGGTCACGGAACCGAAGCTGGTTGCGGCAGTCTCAAGCGCCGAAGCCGATGCCGTCAGCGCACTGATTGCCCTGGGCTTCAAGCCGCAAGAGGCGAGTCGCGCGGTGGCTGCTATTGAGGAAAAAGGGTTGTCCAGCGAAGAACTCATCCGCCGCTCGCTCAAGGGCATGGTCTAG
- the ruvB gene encoding Holliday junction branch migration DNA helicase RuvB encodes MIETDRLISAAGTREREEQIDRAIRPLSLSDYIGQPVVREQMELFISAARGRKEALDHTLIFGPPGLGKTTLANIIAQEMGVAIKSTSGPVLERPGDLAALLTNLEPGDVLFVDEIHRLSPIVEEVLYPAMEDFQLDIMIGEGPAARSIKLDLPPFTLVGATTRAGMLTNPLRDRFGIVQRLEFYGVDDLATIVARSAGILGLDMDPAGAFEVARRARGTPRIANRLLRRVRDFAEVRGSGAISREVADKALNLLDVDERGFDHQDRRLLLTMIDKFDGGPVGLDNIAAAIGEEKHTIEDVLEPYLIQQGYIMRTPRGRVVTRHAYLHFGLKLPKRMGEGAIPDFFSPEDGN; translated from the coding sequence ATGATCGAAACCGATCGCCTGATATCCGCCGCCGGCACGCGCGAGCGCGAAGAGCAGATCGACCGCGCGATCCGCCCGCTGAGCCTTTCCGACTATATCGGCCAGCCCGTCGTGCGCGAACAGATGGAGCTGTTCATCAGCGCCGCCAGAGGCCGCAAGGAGGCCCTCGATCATACGCTGATCTTCGGTCCGCCCGGCCTGGGCAAGACCACCCTGGCGAACATCATCGCCCAGGAGATGGGCGTGGCGATCAAGAGCACCTCCGGCCCGGTACTGGAGCGTCCGGGCGACCTGGCCGCGCTGTTGACCAATCTGGAACCCGGTGACGTGCTCTTCGTCGACGAGATTCACCGCCTTTCGCCCATCGTCGAGGAAGTACTGTACCCGGCGATGGAAGACTTCCAGCTGGACATCATGATCGGCGAAGGACCGGCGGCACGTTCGATCAAGCTCGATCTGCCGCCTTTCACCCTGGTCGGTGCAACTACCCGCGCCGGCATGCTTACCAACCCGCTGCGCGACCGTTTCGGCATCGTGCAGCGCCTGGAGTTCTACGGTGTCGACGACCTGGCGACCATTGTCGCTCGCTCGGCCGGCATCCTCGGTCTGGACATGGATCCGGCTGGCGCCTTCGAAGTCGCTCGTCGGGCCCGTGGCACGCCGCGTATCGCAAACCGCCTGCTGCGCCGGGTACGTGATTTCGCCGAAGTGCGGGGGAGCGGGGCGATCAGTCGCGAGGTCGCCGACAAGGCGCTCAATCTGCTGGATGTCGATGAGCGTGGTTTCGACCATCAGGACCGACGCCTGCTGCTGACTATGATCGACAAGTTCGACGGTGGGCCGGTGGGGCTGGACAACATCGCCGCCGCGATCGGTGAAGAAAAACATACGATCGAGGACGTGCTGGAGCCCTATTTGATCCAGCAAGGCTATATCATGCGCACGCCGCGAGGACGGGTCGTTACCCGGCATGCGTATCTGCATTTCGGCCTGAAGTTGCCGAAACGAATGGGCGAAGGGGCAATCCCGGATTTTTTCTCGCCTGAAGATGGTAATTAA
- the ybgC gene encoding tol-pal system-associated acyl-CoA thioesterase, translated as MRAQHGGQPFEHRFRVYYEDTDAGGIVYYVNYLKFMERARTERLRALGFAQSQLAGENLLFVVHSAEARYHAPARLDDELIVSAEVEELNRASLRFRQQVRRATDGALLCEGRFLVACVRGDTLKPRAIPEVLRAAFAGTPDTQLAGD; from the coding sequence ATGCGCGCGCAACACGGGGGGCAGCCGTTCGAGCATCGTTTTCGGGTTTATTACGAGGACACCGATGCGGGCGGAATCGTCTACTACGTCAACTACCTCAAATTCATGGAGCGGGCTCGCACCGAGCGGCTGCGCGCGTTGGGTTTTGCCCAATCGCAGCTGGCGGGGGAGAACCTGCTTTTCGTCGTGCATTCCGCCGAGGCGCGTTATCACGCGCCGGCACGCCTGGACGACGAGCTGATCGTCAGCGCTGAAGTCGAGGAGTTGAACCGGGCGAGCCTGCGCTTCCGTCAACAGGTTCGTCGAGCGACGGATGGGGCCCTGCTCTGTGAGGGCCGCTTCCTGGTGGCGTGCGTGCGGGGCGATACCCTCAAGCCGCGCGCCATCCCCGAAGTGTTGCGTGCGGCATTTGCCGGCACTCCGGATACCCAATTAGCAGGAGATTAA
- the tolQ gene encoding protein TolQ, whose translation MEPNVVDHTSMWSLISNASLVVQLVMLTLVAASVTSWIMIFQRSNMMRSAKKALDGFEERFWSGIDLSKLYRQAGSNPDPDSGVEQIFRAGFKEFSRLRQQSGVDPDAVMEGVARAMRVAISREEEKLETSLPFLATVGSTSPYVGLFGTVWGIMNSFRGLAAVQQATLATVAPGIAEALIATAIGLFAAIPAVIAYNRFAARAELLIGRYYTFADEFQAILHRKVHTSDD comes from the coding sequence GTGGAACCGAACGTCGTCGACCATACCTCCATGTGGAGCCTGATCAGCAACGCCAGTCTGGTGGTGCAGCTGGTCATGCTGACCCTGGTGGCCGCCTCGGTCACTTCTTGGATCATGATTTTCCAGCGCAGCAACATGATGCGCTCGGCCAAGAAAGCCCTGGATGGCTTCGAAGAGCGCTTCTGGTCGGGCATCGACCTGTCCAAGCTGTATCGCCAGGCGGGCAGCAACCCGGACCCGGATTCGGGCGTAGAGCAGATCTTCCGCGCCGGCTTCAAGGAATTCTCGCGCCTGCGCCAGCAGTCCGGCGTAGACCCGGATGCGGTGATGGAAGGTGTCGCCCGTGCCATGCGCGTGGCCATCTCCCGTGAAGAAGAGAAGCTCGAAACCAGCTTGCCGTTCCTCGCCACCGTGGGCTCTACCAGCCCTTACGTCGGCCTGTTCGGCACCGTGTGGGGCATCATGAACTCGTTCCGCGGCCTGGCCGCCGTGCAGCAGGCCACCCTGGCCACCGTTGCCCCTGGCATCGCCGAGGCGCTCATTGCAACCGCTATCGGTCTGTTCGCCGCAATTCCGGCGGTCATTGCCTACAACCGCTTCGCCGCTCGCGCGGAACTGCTGATCGGCCGCTACTACACCTTCGCCGACGAGTTCCAGGCCATCCTGCACCGCAAAGTGCACACCAGCGACGATTGA
- the tolR gene encoding protein TolR, whose product MARVRHKRKPVAEMNVVPYIDVMLVLLVIFMVTAPMLNQGVKVDLPKVSSEVLPQDNDSRVLTISIKADKTYYWNMGSEVDPDQGKTSKSAVSLDELVRAATAIMAENSSQGKKVQVFVRGDKAVDYGAVMAVMGGLQKAGVGNVGLITEAPGS is encoded by the coding sequence ATGGCAAGAGTTCGTCACAAACGCAAGCCGGTCGCGGAAATGAACGTGGTGCCCTACATCGACGTGATGTTGGTGCTCCTGGTGATTTTCATGGTGACCGCGCCGATGCTGAACCAGGGGGTCAAGGTCGACCTGCCCAAGGTTTCCAGCGAAGTGCTCCCGCAGGACAACGATTCGCGGGTGCTGACCATTTCCATCAAGGCCGACAAGACCTACTACTGGAACATGGGCTCGGAGGTCGATCCGGATCAGGGCAAGACCAGCAAGTCCGCGGTTTCCCTGGATGAACTGGTAAGGGCCGCGACCGCCATCATGGCCGAGAACAGCAGCCAGGGTAAGAAAGTGCAGGTCTTCGTACGCGGCGACAAAGCCGTCGACTACGGTGCGGTCATGGCCGTCATGGGCGGCCTGCAGAAGGCCGGTG